A single window of Leclercia adecarboxylata DNA harbors:
- a CDS encoding YhgN family NAAT transporter, with amino-acid sequence MSEIISAAVLLILIMDPLGNLPIFMSVLKHTEPKRRRAIMIRELLIALLVMFIFLFAGEKILAFLNLRAETVSISGGIILFLIAIKMIFPSSEGSSSGLPAGEEPFIVPLAIPLVAGPTILATLMLLSHQYPNQMSHLVIALLIAWGGTFIILLQSSLFLRLLGEKGVNALERLMGLILVMMATQMFLDGIRAWMKG; translated from the coding sequence ATGAGTGAAATCATTTCCGCAGCTGTTTTATTGATCCTAATTATGGATCCACTCGGAAACCTGCCGATCTTCATGTCGGTGCTGAAGCACACCGAGCCGAAGCGCCGTCGGGCCATCATGATCCGCGAGCTGCTCATCGCCCTGCTGGTGATGTTTATCTTCCTGTTTGCCGGCGAGAAAATCCTCGCATTCCTGAATTTGCGCGCTGAAACGGTCTCCATCTCCGGCGGGATTATTCTGTTCCTGATTGCCATCAAAATGATTTTCCCGAGCAGCGAAGGCAGCAGCAGCGGCCTGCCTGCGGGTGAAGAGCCATTTATTGTGCCGCTGGCCATTCCTCTGGTCGCCGGGCCGACCATTCTGGCAACCCTGATGCTGCTGTCGCATCAGTACCCGAATCAGATGAGCCATCTGGTGATTGCCCTGCTGATAGCCTGGGGCGGGACCTTCATCATCCTGCTGCAGTCATCGCTGTTTTTACGCCTGCTGGGCGAGAAAGGGGTCAATGCGCTGGAGCGGTTGATGGGGTTAATTCTGGTGATGATGGCGACGCAGATGTTCCTGGATGGGATCAGGGCGTGGATGAAGGGGTGA
- the asd gene encoding aspartate-semialdehyde dehydrogenase, with the protein MKNVGFIGWRGMVGSVLMQRMVEERDFDAIRPVFFSTSQLGQAAPSFGGTTGTLQDAYDLEALKALDIIVTCQGGDYTNEIYPKLRESGWQGYWIDAASSLRMKDDAIIILDPVNQDVITDGLNKGVKTFVGGNCTVSLMLMSLGGLFAQDLVEWVSVATYQAASGGGARHMRELLTQMGQLHHSVAQELANPASAILDIERKVTQLTRSGELPVDNFGVPLAGGLIPWIDKQLDNGQTREEWKGQAETNKILRTASAIPVDGLCVRIGALRCHSQAFTIKMKKDVSIQTVEELLASHNQWAKVIPNDRDITMRELTPAAVTGTLSTPVGRLRKLNMGPEYLSAFTVGDQLLWGAAEPLRRMLRQLA; encoded by the coding sequence ATGAAAAACGTTGGTTTTATCGGCTGGCGCGGTATGGTCGGCTCTGTACTCATGCAACGCATGGTTGAAGAGCGCGATTTCGACGCTATCCGCCCGGTCTTCTTCTCCACTTCCCAGCTCGGCCAGGCTGCACCGTCCTTTGGGGGTACCACAGGCACGTTGCAGGATGCTTACGATCTGGAAGCGTTGAAGGCGCTGGACATTATTGTCACCTGCCAGGGCGGCGATTATACCAACGAAATTTATCCAAAGCTTCGTGAAAGCGGCTGGCAGGGCTACTGGATTGACGCGGCCTCTTCGTTGCGCATGAAAGACGACGCGATCATCATTCTTGACCCGGTTAACCAGGACGTCATCACCGATGGCCTGAACAAAGGCGTCAAAACCTTCGTGGGCGGTAACTGTACGGTCAGCCTGATGCTGATGTCGCTGGGCGGTCTGTTTGCCCAGGATCTGGTGGAGTGGGTCTCTGTGGCGACCTACCAGGCGGCCTCCGGCGGCGGCGCGCGCCATATGCGCGAGCTGCTGACCCAGATGGGCCAGCTGCACCACAGCGTGGCACAAGAGCTGGCAAACCCGGCGTCCGCTATTCTCGATATCGAGCGTAAAGTCACTCAGCTGACCCGCAGCGGCGAGCTGCCGGTAGATAACTTCGGCGTACCGCTGGCCGGTGGCCTGATCCCGTGGATCGACAAACAGCTGGATAACGGCCAGACCCGCGAAGAGTGGAAAGGCCAGGCGGAGACTAACAAAATCCTGCGTACCGCTTCCGCGATCCCGGTTGATGGCCTGTGCGTGCGCATCGGCGCGCTGCGCTGCCACAGCCAGGCATTCACAATTAAAATGAAAAAAGATGTATCCATACAAACTGTGGAGGAATTGCTCGCTTCGCACAATCAGTGGGCAAAAGTCATCCCTAATGACCGCGATATCACCATGCGTGAGCTGACCCCGGCTGCGGTCACCGGCACATTATCTACCCCTGTAGGACGCCTGCGTAAACTAAATATGGGCCCGGAATACCTGTCCGCCTTTACCGTCGGCGATCAGCTTCTGTGGGGTGCCGCAGAGCCGCTGCGCAGGATGCTACGCCAGCTGGCGTAA
- the glgB gene encoding 1,4-alpha-glucan branching enzyme yields the protein MSVRIDRDVINALIAGHFADPFSVLGMHRTEAGLEVRALLPDATEVWVIEPKTGRKVGKLECIDSRGFFAGVMARRKNVFRYQLAVIWHGQQNLIDDPYRFGPLLQEMDAWLLSEGTHLRPYETLGAHSDTMDGVTGTRFTVWAPNARRVSVVGQFNYWDGRRHPMRLRGETGIWELFIPGAQNGQLYKYELIDAHGNLRIKADPYAFEAQMRPETASLICGLPEKVAQSEERIRANQFDMPISIYEVHLGSWRRHTDNNFWLSYRELADQLIPYVKWMGFTHLELLPINEHPFDGSWGYQPTGMYAPTRRFGTRDDFRYFINAAHAAGLNVILDWVPGHFPSDDFGLAEFDGTSLYEHSDPREGYHQDWNTLIYNYGRREVTNYLVGNALYWIERFGIDALRVDAVASMIYRDYSRKEGEWIPNEFGGRENLEAIEFLRNTNRILGEQTPGAVTMAEESTDFPGVSRPPSMGGLGFWFKWNLGWMHDTLDYMKLDPVHRQYHHNKLTFGMLYNSTENFVLPLSHDEVVHGKKSILDRMPGDAWQKFANLRAYYGWMFAFPGKKLLFMGNEFAQGREWNHDTSLDWNLLEGGDNWHHGVQRLVRDLNHTYRHHKALHELDFDDYGFEWLVVDDNERSVLIFVRRDKVGNEIIVASNFTPVTRHHYRFGINQPGKWREVLNTDSMHYHGSNAGNGGLVQSDEQESHGRPQSLSLTLPPLSTIWLVREGE from the coding sequence ATGTCCGTTCGTATTGATAGAGACGTGATTAATGCGCTTATTGCGGGTCACTTTGCGGATCCATTTTCTGTACTTGGCATGCACCGCACTGAAGCTGGACTGGAAGTCCGTGCACTGTTACCTGACGCGACGGAGGTGTGGGTCATCGAACCCAAAACCGGGCGCAAGGTCGGTAAACTCGAATGTATCGATTCACGCGGCTTCTTCGCCGGCGTGATGGCCCGCCGTAAAAACGTCTTCCGTTATCAGCTCGCCGTCATCTGGCATGGTCAGCAGAACCTGATCGACGATCCCTATCGCTTCGGTCCGCTGCTGCAGGAGATGGATGCCTGGCTGCTGTCTGAGGGGACGCACCTGCGTCCCTATGAGACGCTCGGCGCCCATTCTGACACCATGGACGGCGTGACCGGCACCCGCTTTACCGTCTGGGCTCCGAATGCCCGGCGCGTGTCGGTGGTGGGGCAGTTCAACTACTGGGATGGCCGTCGCCACCCGATGCGCCTGCGTGGCGAGACCGGCATCTGGGAGCTGTTTATCCCCGGCGCGCAAAACGGCCAGCTGTACAAGTACGAGCTGATCGATGCGCACGGCAATCTGCGCATCAAAGCCGATCCCTATGCCTTCGAAGCGCAAATGCGCCCGGAAACCGCATCGCTCATTTGCGGTCTGCCGGAGAAAGTCGCCCAGAGCGAAGAACGCATCCGGGCCAACCAGTTCGATATGCCGATCTCCATTTATGAAGTCCATCTTGGCTCCTGGCGTCGTCATACCGATAACAACTTCTGGCTCAGCTACCGGGAGCTGGCCGACCAGCTGATCCCGTATGTGAAATGGATGGGCTTTACCCATCTGGAGCTGCTGCCCATTAATGAACACCCGTTCGACGGCAGCTGGGGTTATCAGCCGACCGGCATGTATGCCCCAACCCGCCGTTTCGGCACCCGCGACGACTTCCGCTACTTTATCAACGCCGCACACGCCGCCGGGCTGAACGTGATCCTCGACTGGGTGCCGGGCCACTTCCCGTCCGATGACTTTGGTCTGGCGGAGTTCGACGGCACCAGCCTGTATGAGCACAGCGATCCGCGCGAAGGCTATCACCAGGACTGGAATACCCTGATCTACAACTACGGTCGTCGGGAAGTGACCAACTATCTGGTGGGCAACGCGCTTTACTGGATCGAGCGTTTCGGCATTGATGCCCTGCGCGTGGACGCCGTCGCCTCGATGATCTACCGCGACTACAGCCGCAAAGAGGGAGAGTGGATCCCGAACGAGTTCGGCGGTCGTGAAAACCTGGAAGCCATTGAGTTCCTGCGTAACACCAACCGTATTCTTGGGGAGCAAACACCGGGTGCGGTGACGATGGCGGAAGAGTCCACGGACTTCCCGGGCGTTTCTCGGCCACCTTCGATGGGCGGCCTCGGCTTCTGGTTCAAGTGGAACCTCGGCTGGATGCACGACACCCTGGACTACATGAAGCTGGATCCGGTGCATCGCCAGTATCACCACAACAAGCTGACCTTCGGCATGCTCTACAACAGCACCGAAAACTTTGTTCTGCCGCTCTCCCACGACGAAGTGGTCCACGGCAAAAAATCGATTCTCGACCGTATGCCGGGCGATGCCTGGCAGAAGTTTGCCAACCTGCGCGCCTACTACGGCTGGATGTTCGCCTTCCCGGGCAAAAAACTGCTGTTTATGGGCAACGAGTTCGCCCAGGGCCGGGAGTGGAACCACGATACCAGTCTCGACTGGAACCTGCTGGAAGGGGGCGACAACTGGCATCACGGCGTTCAGCGTCTGGTGCGCGACCTCAACCATACCTATCGGCACCACAAAGCGCTGCACGAGCTGGACTTTGATGATTACGGCTTCGAGTGGCTGGTGGTGGATGACAACGAGCGCTCGGTGCTGATCTTTGTCCGTCGTGACAAAGTGGGTAACGAAATCATCGTTGCCAGTAACTTCACCCCGGTCACGCGTCACCACTACCGTTTCGGCATCAATCAGCCGGGCAAATGGCGTGAGGTGCTGAACACCGACTCCATGCATTACCACGGCAGCAACGCGGGCAATGGCGGGCTGGTGCAGAGCGATGAGCAGGAGAGCCATGGTCGACCACAGTCCCTGAGCCTCACTCTGCCGCCGCTGTCCACGATCTGGCTGGTGCGGGAGGGGGAATGA
- the gntU gene encoding gluconate transporter, with the protein MSTLTLVLTAVGSVLLLLFLVMKARMHAFVALMVVSIGAGLFSGMPLDKIAATMEKGMGGTLGFLAIVVALGAMFGKILHETGAVDQIAVKMLKSFGHSRAHYAIGLAGLICALPLFFEVAVVLLISVAFSMARHTGTNLVKLVIPLFAGVAAAAAFLLPGPAPMLLASQMHADFGWMILIGLCAAIPGMLIAGPLWGNFISRYVELHIPGDVTEPHLGEGKMPSFGFSLALILLPLVLVGLKTIAARFVPVGSSAYEWFEFIGHPFTAILVACLVAIYGLAMRQGMPKDRVMEICGAALQPAGIILLVIGAGGVFKQVLVDSGVGPALGEALTGMGLPIAVTCFVLAAAVRIIQGSATVACLTAVGLVMPVIEQLNYSGAQMAALSICIAGGSIVVSHVNDAGFWLFGKFTGATEAQTLKTWTMMETILGTTGAIVGMIAFTLLS; encoded by the coding sequence TTGAGTACGTTAACGCTTGTTTTAACAGCAGTCGGCTCCGTGCTGTTGCTGCTGTTTTTGGTAATGAAGGCCCGTATGCACGCCTTCGTTGCTTTGATGGTGGTATCCATTGGTGCAGGTCTCTTTTCCGGAATGCCGCTCGACAAAATCGCCGCGACCATGGAAAAAGGGATGGGAGGCACGCTAGGCTTCCTGGCGATTGTGGTCGCGCTTGGCGCGATGTTTGGCAAAATCCTGCATGAAACCGGCGCGGTCGATCAGATCGCCGTCAAAATGCTGAAATCTTTCGGCCACAGCCGGGCGCACTACGCGATTGGTCTGGCCGGTCTGATCTGCGCGCTGCCGCTGTTCTTTGAGGTGGCCGTCGTGCTGCTGATTAGCGTGGCCTTCTCCATGGCGCGCCATACCGGCACTAACCTGGTGAAGCTGGTGATCCCTCTGTTTGCCGGTGTGGCAGCGGCGGCGGCATTTCTGCTGCCGGGGCCTGCGCCGATGCTGCTGGCCTCGCAGATGCACGCTGACTTCGGCTGGATGATCCTGATTGGCCTCTGCGCCGCGATCCCGGGCATGCTGATTGCCGGTCCGCTGTGGGGCAACTTCATCAGCCGTTACGTTGAGCTGCACATCCCGGGCGACGTCACCGAGCCGCACCTGGGCGAGGGCAAAATGCCGTCGTTCGGCTTCAGCCTCGCGCTGATCCTGCTGCCGCTGGTGCTGGTGGGGCTGAAAACCATCGCCGCGCGCTTTGTTCCGGTCGGTTCAAGCGCTTACGAGTGGTTTGAGTTTATCGGCCATCCGTTCACCGCGATTCTGGTCGCCTGTCTGGTTGCCATCTATGGCCTGGCGATGCGTCAGGGGATGCCGAAAGACCGGGTGATGGAGATCTGCGGTGCTGCGCTGCAGCCTGCGGGTATTATCCTGCTGGTTATTGGTGCGGGCGGCGTGTTCAAGCAGGTGCTGGTGGATTCCGGCGTCGGCCCGGCTCTAGGCGAAGCCCTGACCGGGATGGGCCTGCCGATTGCGGTGACCTGTTTCGTGCTGGCTGCGGCTGTACGTATTATTCAGGGCTCCGCCACCGTAGCCTGCTTAACGGCAGTGGGCCTGGTGATGCCGGTGATTGAGCAGCTGAACTACTCCGGTGCGCAGATGGCAGCGCTGTCTATCTGTATCGCGGGTGGGTCGATTGTGGTGTCACACGTTAACGATGCGGGCTTCTGGCTGTTCGGTAAATTTACCGGCGCGACCGAAGCGCAAACCCTGAAAACCTGGACGATGATGGAAACTATCCTCGGCACCACCGGGGCGATTGTCGGGATGATTGCGTTTACGCTGTTGAGCTAG